Genomic DNA from Jonesia denitrificans DSM 20603:
TGCTCTCAATCCCGCAAGACATCTTTGAGGCAGCCCGTATCGACGGCGCTGGACAAGTACGCATCGCATGGTCCATCAAAATCCCCTTGGTCATTCCGTCCTTGGTGTTGACCACCATCTTCTCCATCATTGGAACCTTGCAACTGCTCACCGAACCCCAAGTGTTCAAAACGTTCTCCACCGCAGTCAATAGCACCTACACCCCGAACCTGGCGGTGTATGCGGCATCGTCAATCCCTGACTACTCGTTGGCAGCAGCAATGTCCGTGGTCCTTGCCGTGGCCACGTTCATCCTCTCCTTCTCCGTGTTGAAGTTCACCCAGCGAAAGGCAGCATGATGAGCCAAACAACCGCACCAACACGCCGTCGTGCCCGCCAACCACACCAACCCGCCGCCACCGGACCACGCGCATCGCTCCTCAGCCAAGTGCCAGCCATGGGTGTCATGCTCATCGCCACACTGACCTTCCTGACTCCCATCTGGTGGTTGTTTGTGGCCTCCACCAAAAACCGGTCAGACCTCGTCAACACCAACGGGCTGTGGTTCGCCGACTGGAACCTCAGCTCCAACGTGTCCGCCCTGCTGGAGTACCGTGATGGCGTCTACCTACAATGGCTCCTCAACTCGGCGGCCTACACGATCGGTGGCGCACTGATTGGAACTCTGCTCGCAGCAATGTGCGGGTACGCGCTCGCAAAGTACCAATTCCGTGGGCGTGAAGTCCTGTTCAACGTTGTGCTCGGAGGGGTCCTCGTCCCGCTGACAACGCTTGCACTCCCGCTGTTCCTCATGTTCTCGCTGGTGAACCTGACCAACACCTTCTGGTCGGTGTTCCTGCCCAGCTTGGTCTCCCCGTTCGGGGTGTACCTATCCCGGATCTTTGCCGCAGCATCGGTACCCGATGAAGTGCTCGAAGCAGCTCGTCTGGACGGCTCGAATGAGGTCCGTACCTTCTTTACCGTGTCCATCCGACTTATGTTCCCGGCGCTGGTCACGATTTCCTTGTTCCAGTTCGTGGCCATCTGGAACAACTTCTTCCTTCCCCTCATCATGCTCCGTGACGAAGCGATCATGCCGGTCACTCTTGGCCTGTACAACTGGAACTCACAAATCAGCCAAATCCCGGAACTGCGAGGCTATGTCCTCACCGGTGCGCTGTTGTCCGTGATCCCGTTGATTCTCATGTTCTCCCTGCTCCAACGGTTCTGGAAAAACGGCCTTGGCGCAGGAGCAATTAAGTAACACCCCCACCCACCAGCGCGGGACATCAACGACGTGTCCCGTCCCGCACAATAGATTGGAACATCATGCGTCCTACCAGAGCAGTCAGTGCAGCCTTGCTCACCGTATTTGCTGCAGCATCCGTTGTGGCATGCTCCAGCGACGACTCGACCACCAACACACCAACGGAAGCCGCAGAATGTGCCCCATCGGGTGAAGAGACTGTCAACTTGTCTTTCACCTCCTGGATTCCTGGCATCGAAGACGTTGTTGCAACCTGGAATGAGCAAAACCCTGGCATCCAAGTCGAGGTGCAAACTGGCCCCAACGGGAACTCGGGCACCTACCAGAACTTCTTCAACCAGCTCCGGGCTGGAAACGCACCCGACCTTGGTCAAATTGAATACGATGCACTTGCTTCATTCCGAGTCCAAGGTGGGTTAGAAAACATCGGTGGCTGTGATGTGGTGCAGGACGCGCAAGGCAAGTTCATCGACTGGACCTGGGACCAGGTGTCCTTTGGTGAAGAGGGGGCAGCCTACGCGGTCCCTCAGGACACCGGACCCATGGCTCTGTTCTACCGTGCTGACCTTTTCGAAGAAGCCGGGATCGCCGTGCCCACCACGTGGGACGAGTACGCACAAGCTGCAGAGAAGATTGCCGCTGAAGGTGGAAAGATCACGAACTTCTCTACCGCAGACATCAACCAGTTCGCTGGGTTTGCGTGGCAAAACGGTGCGAGCTGGTTCTCCGCAGATGACGCCGGCTGGGATGTGACCATCACTGGTGACGAAACCCTCGAGGTTGCGAACTACTGGCAGGACCTGCTTGAACGTGACCTGGTTGCCACCTACCCGGCGTGGACCGACGAGTGGAACAACGCGTACAACTCCTCCGAAGTGTGGACCTGGGTTTCCGCAGTCTGGGGTGCAAACACCATTCAGGACGGTGCCCCCGACACGGCAGGTCAGTGGGCGGTTGCACCGATGCCACAGTGGGACACTGCTGCTCCCGCTGCTGGTAACTGGGGCGGATCATCGATCGCTGTCTTCTCCGGTACTGACTACCCTTACGAAGCAGCGCAGTTTGCTACCTGGTTGAACACCTCTGAAGAGGCCTTGACGATGCTCGCGGACTCAGCGAACATCTACCCAGCCACAACTGAAGGTCTGACCCTTCCTGTTCTGCAAGAAGGTGTGGAGTTCTACGGTGACCAGGTGATTTGGGATGTCTTCGCTGAGGCAGCGAACCAAGTGCCATCGAACTTCACCTGGGGTCCCACCATGACGGACACCTATGCATCAATCTCTGATGGGTTCAAACTGGTGGCCACAGGGACGAGCACTGTGGAAGATGCACTTGTCAACGGTGAAGAAGCAACTGTGTCCACCATGAAGTCACAGTCCATCCCGGTCAAGGAGTAGGGTCGGGATCTTGTGGGTGTGTGATGTGCCATGACGCCCACCAGGTGACCTCCAAGGCAAGACCACTGTGGGGCCTACGCGTGTTGTGTGCGTAGGCCCCACAGTGGCATGACGCGGAGGGTGGGTGCCGGAGTCTCCCACGGAGGTTTACAAGGAATCTCCGCGAGTGTCGAGCGCCCGAACAGCTTCAGGGTAGGCGTCAGCAATGTCACGGGTTGCCGGGTGTTGGGGGTCGGTGAGGAGTTGGCGTGGTGGGCCAGACTCAACAAAGACACCGTCATGGAGGACGTGAACTGTTGCGGTGAGGCGGGCAAGTAAGTCCAGGTCGTGGGAGGTCACGAGCAAACCGATTCCCCGGTCGGTGACAATGTCTCGAATCCGACGGGACACCAGGTCCTTGAGGTTTGCGTCCAGGGCTGTGGTGGGTTCATCAAGGAGAAGAATGTCAGGGCGGGTGGCGAGGGCCAGCGCAATGGTGAGCCGTTGGCGTTCACCACCGGAAAGCCCGTGAATGCGCCGCGGCAGGAAACGGTCTTCAAGGAACATCAGGTCAAGCACTTGTGAGGCCGACTCCCCGGTGGCGCGACCAGCGCGCCGTGCGGCTTTCAGTTCGTCCTCGACTGCTTGTTTGACGGACAGGCGTGTGTCCACACCAAAGAACCCGTTCTGGGCGACTCGCCGGACGCTTGCTTTGAATCGTTTCTTGTCTTTAAATGCGAACCGACTCACGGGGCGCCCGTTGTAGGTGACAGAACCAAGACGTGGTTTTGTGTCGCCGTGTAGGACGTTGATGAGGGTGGATTTCCCAATTCCCGATGCGCCTGTCACCCCGATCCCCGGTTCTCCGCTGGTCACCTCGATGGTGAGGTCCGCCAAGCTGGGGGTGGAGGCGAATCCTGCGGTGATGTGTTCTGCGCGTAACACGCTTTTTTTCGTGCTCACAGTCCTCAACTTACGTGTGTGCGGTCTGGTGTCGGGTGTCTTGTCAACAGTACAACGTGTGGGGTGGCGGTTTTTCTCCCGACCGTCCCACCGTTTTGTGTTTCTCCCCATTACTCTGGGTGGGTGACGTCTTCACGGTTTCCTCGCAGCGTGTATTCCCATGGTCAAGACCCGGACCCTCGGTTTTCGCTTGCCAATGAGCGCACGTTTTTGTCGTGGGTGCGCACGTCGTTGGCGTTGATTGCTGCGGGTGTCGCGTTGGAAGCTCTTGATGTTCCTGCTCATCCGACGGCTCGGATTATTGTGTCCGTGATTTTTTTGGTGCTCGGTGGGCTGATCCCGGTGTATGCGTGGTTGACGTGGGCGTATAACGAGCGTTCGTTGCGAACTGACCGGCCCTTGGCGGGTCCGCGTATTGGCCCGCTCCTTGCGGTGGCGTTAGGTGTGAGCGCGGTGGTCCTTGCGGTGGGGTTGTTTGTCGGGTGAGGAAGACCTCGAAGCTGGCTCGGTTGTTTCATTCTCCCAGTGAGCTCAGTATTGCCGATGTGGGACTTGCTGTGGAGCGCACATTTTTGGCTTGGCAGCGTACTGCGTTAGCGGTGGTGATTGGGTCTGCTGTGGGGGCACGTTATTTTTTGCATGTGGTTCCTGGGGTGATACCTGCTGTTCTTGCGGGGGCAGGGTGTGTGCTCGGTGTGGTGACGTTGGTGTGGGTACGCCGCCGATACACCCGGTCTGTCACTCAATTGGTGGAACAAGGTACGTTGCCTGCCCGTAGTGCGGTTCCTTTGCTGATGGTGGCGGCGGCCGCCACTGCGTGTGCAGTGGCGGCCGCCGTTGTTGTTGTGGTGTGAGTGTTAGGCGGCGCGTTTGCGTAGCCACACGGTGATGCCACCGGCAAGGAGGAGGGCTCCTGCGAGTCCTGCGATGACCAGTGAGATGCCGGTATCTGCTAGGCCACCGGTACTGGAGTTGTCTTGCCCACTGGCGGGCGCATCGGTTGTCGTATCTGGGGCTGTGCCGTCCTGACCAGGGGTGGTTTCGGTGCCAGGTGAAGGGGTGTCCGGGGTTTCTTCGGTGTCTGGTGTGGTGCCCTCGTCTGGGGTTGCCTCGGTGTCTGGGCTTGTGGCTGCGCCGGTAGGTGTGAGGACCACGTTGTCGAGGGTTCCCCACGCGTTTCCGGTGAGTTCACCGGTGAGTGTGACGGTGATTGTGCCGTCGTCGGGGACGGTCACGTTCTCCACAGTGGCGGTGGCCCACTGCTGCCACCCGTTGAGGGCAAGGTCGCCACGTGTTGTGCCCTGTGTTGTGTGGGCAGACACGGTGAGGACGTCATTTTCTCCGGCGTCTCCACCTTGGCTTGTTGCCCGCATCGTGTAGGTCCCTGGGGTGAGACCAGTGAGGGTTTGTGACACGGTGAAGGTGTAGTTCGTGCCATTCCAGAACTTCAGTGAGAACGCGCCGTGGGAGGAGTCGGATGTTTCTTCCCGGGCGATTCCGGTTCCGTCAATGTCCCACATGGACAGGTCCGCGTCTTCGAAGGACGGGTTGAGGAGAACGTTGACTTCCACAATGGTGATGGTTGCGGTGACCGCTACGCCGGAACTGGTGGTCCCAGCAACCTCATGAGCGCCAACGTCAGTCAGGGTGGAGTAGTCGTCCCAGGTGACTGATTCGGTGTCAGTGCTTCCGTCATTGAACCGCAGTGTCACCTCGTCTGGGAGCGTGATCGTTTCTCCGGCAGTAACCTCAACGGCGACAGGGTCAATGGAGGCGAGGGATTTTTCGGTGACAGCACCGGTGTAGACGTGGGAGAACACACCTAACGAATCGAGGGGACGCCCGTCAAAGGTAAAGAGTGCTTGATTGTCCACAGCGGAACCGCCATACCACTGGCCTGCATCGTGTGGGTCGTACCCGCTTGCGTAGGATGACGCCCAGCCGGAGCCGAACTCTTCCCACAGGGTGCGGTTGTTGTCGATCTCCTCTGGTGGGCCCACGGGGAGCCAGGCGGGTTCCCAGTACACCACGCCAACGCCTGCGTCTCCGACGTTGTGGACAGCTTCCATCACGTCGTGGAGGAGGTCAGCTTGCCCTTGCGGTGAGATCGGGTAGAGCGTGGAGGCTTTTGAGGCGTCAATGGTGTTTTGCCACCCGTCCCCGTCGTCGAGGGTGTACGTCCAGGACGTTTCCACCACCATGACGTCTTTGTTGTAGGTCGTTGCGATGTCCGACAACACGGAGGTGAGGTTACTCAGGCTGCCATGCCAGTAGGGGTACCAGGACGATGCGAAGACGTCATAGTCCACGTTGTGTGTGGCGAGTTGCTGGGCGTAGCCAGCGTAGCGCCCGGAAGTTTCTGGGTTAGTGAAGTGCAGGGCGACCTGGGCGTCGGGGAGGACGTCACGAACGGCACGGGACCCAGCGTTAAAGATCTCCGCCATCTGTTCCCAGTTGCCAACCTCAACCCCAGCAACAGAGTTGTTGGTTTCATTGCCGACCTGAACCATGCTGATGTCGACCCCAGCGTCACGAAGCACTGTCAGAGAATCGGCGACATAGTCGTAGGTGGCGTCAGCTTTCTCGCTGACACTCATGTCAGCCCACGCTTTGGGTGCTTGCTGTTTGGCGGGGTCTGCCCAAAAGTCGGAGAGGTGGAAGTTGATGAGACTGTCCATACCGGCGGCTGTGGCGCGTTGACCAATGGTGACGGCGGCGTCAAGGTCGTTGTTTCCGCCGCCGTAGCTGCGCCCTTGCTCGTCAAAGGGGTCGTTCCAGACGCGGATGCGTACTGTGTTGAGTCCGTTGTCTGCCAGTGTTGTGAAGAGGTCAGCCGGGTTGCCGTCGGAGTCACGGAAAACGACGCCTGATTCTTCGAGGGCGAGAACGGAGGATACGTCAGCCCCGCGGATAAAGTCGGTGGGCAGTCCTTCGATTTTGTCAACGAACACTCCGGCCTCGACGGGGCCTGGTTCGTCTGCTGATGCGGGGAGTGCTGCAAGGGCTAGAAGCGTCGCGGATGTGAGTGCGACTGTGCGGAGAACATGTCGTCGCATGGGGTCCTCTCAATATGTGGGTTCGTCGTCATTGAACGAACAGGGCGCTTGGGGAAGCGTGGGCATGAGTGTGGGCGGGTGTGGATCAACACTGACCAACGCCTTCACTGTGCGTTACTGTAACCGGTCACAGGGTGAAAGGACAAGGGGAGTGTTGCAATATCAGAACGCAAAGGTGCAACAGGAGGGGGTAGACTGTGCGCGCTCCCAGTTGTGGGATGTGCAAAGCCCCGCTGTGCACTGCACAGCGGGGCTCACGGTGAGTGGTCAGTTCACCTGGGTGTCTGGGGCTAGAGCGCTGGTGATTGCGCAGGCTCTGCAGCGGCAGTGTTCTTGAGAGCGCGTGACTGGATGCGGTGATCGATCACCAGCGTGATGGCCACTAGAACAACCCCGCCAAGACAAATCGCGGTGAGAGACACCCAGTTGTCACCGGGGGCCATCAGGCCGCGACCTTCATCGTGCTGCCACGGCCAGAGCGTCCGCAACGCACCAACCATAAGACCCGCAAGTGCGATCATCGTTTCCCGGTGCCACCGGTGAAGCAGGACACGCAGAGCTTTGACGATGACAACGAGGCCAACGAGGGCACCGATCATGAACAAGCCAAGATAACCAAAGTTGCGGTCATCAACTGCTTGGAGTGTGGGCTGGTACAAACCGACAGTCAGAAGGAGGAAGGAACCGGAAAGTCCAGGCAGGAGGAGTGCGCACACGGCGATGGATGCGGCAAGCACAATCATCCACCCGGTGGGCTCAAGTTGAGTTGCTGGTAACCCAAGCAGAAGGAACGTGGCCACGGCGGTGGCCAGACCAATGATTCCTTCACGCACGGTAAACCCTGAGCCAGCGAGTCGGATAGGAACCCACACGGACCCTGCAACGAGACCGAAAAATAAGGCACGTGTGATTTCTGGGTGGTTTTCCACTGCTGAGGACACAGGGCCGGCAAGAGTGAAGACAGCGGTGAGCATCCCGACAAGAACTGGGATGACCAAGCGCCAGTTGACACGTGACATGTGATAACGGAACAGCTCAGCGCGGGTTGGGCCGGTGATCAGTGCACGCAGGGCTGCAATGACCTCATTCCCGGATTCAAGGACGTCCTCGTAGATCCCAGTGATGAGGGCAACTGTTCCCCCGGAAACACCGGGGATTGTTTCCACCAGGCCAATGAGTGCACCACGAATGAAGTCGCCAATGATGTTGCGCCGTGGTGCGGGTGTTGGTGTGGGTGTCATGGGTGTCGCCATCATTCCTCCGTCGTTTTCAGGCTTTACCCTACCGTCTTGCTGGTGGAGATTTACCCTTTCTTCACGTGAACAGCGTAGAGCGCACACCCTGTTCACAGGGTGTGCGCTCTGCGCTGTGGATGATCAGTGTGTTGATGCTGTGACGCGGCCGTCAACTGCTTCACCGCGAGCAACAAGACCTGCCTCGTCAGAAAGCTTGATCTCAGGAAGGAGAACAGCGAGCACGATCGCCGCGACGATGAAAGGTGCCATGTACAGGAACACCGGAGCCAGCGCATCGGCGTACCCATCAATGATTCCCTGACGGACCGCATCGGGAAGCTGGTTCATCAACTCGGGGCGGATAGAGGCTCCCAGTTCTCCTGCTTCCGACGGGGTGTACCCGGCGGTGAGGAACACCTTGCCGAGGTTGTCTGCAAGGCGGTTGGTAAACCAGGACCCGAACACTGCAACACCTAGTGCAGCCCCCACTTCACGGAAGTAGTTGTTCGTCGATGTGGCGGTCCCCACCGCATGTGGCCCCACAGCGTTTTGGACGACAAGAACAACAACCTGCATGACGAGCCCAAGGCCAGCACCAAAGAAGAACAAGTACACGCAAATCAGCCACAGGGGAGTGTCACCCTGAAGGGTGGACATGGTCACCATGACAGTCAGGGTGAGGATCGTCCCGGCGATCGGATACTTCTTGTACCGACCCGTTCGAGTGATCGCAAGACCTGAAGCGATGGATGTTCCCATCATTCCCACCATCATGGGGATCATCAGGAGCCCCGAGACCGCAGCTGAGGTACCCGACGACATTTGCAAGAACGTTGGCAAAAACGCCAAGGCCGCGAACATGCCCAGACCCAAGACGAAACCGATGGACGTGGCCGTGACAAACACCCGGTTGCGGAACAGGGAGAGCGGAATAATGGGGTCAGCGGCACGTCGCTCTGTCAGGACAAAACCCACCGCAGCCGCGAGGAGACCAGCAAGGAACAGCAAAGTCAGTGGGTCACTCCACCCGTGGTCACGGTCTGCCCCAAATTCGGTGAAGAAAATCAAGCACGTGGTCGCGATTGACAGCAACACCACACCCAGCACATCAACAGGTGTTGTTGTCTTGTGGGAGGGAAGGCGCAACAACTTGAACGCCACAACAAAAGCTGCAGCGCCAATAGGCAAATTAATCCAAAAGGCCCACTGCCACGTGAGGTGGTCAACAAAGAAACCGCCGAGCAACGGACCAGCAACAGCAGCGATCCCAAACACTGCGCCCATCGGACCCATGTACTTTCCCCGCTCAGAAGCGGGGGTGATGTCCGCGATGATCGCCTGCGACAGAATCATCAACCCACCGCCACCAAGACCTTGGATGGCACGGAACACCACAAACTGCCAGAACGTTTCCGACAATGCGCACCCTAAGGATGCGAGCGTGAAAATCGCGATGGCAGCAAGGAACAGGTTACGCCGACCAAGACGGTCACCAAACTTGCCATAGATCGGCATCACAATGGTTGTGGCCAGCAAATACGCGGTGGTGATCCACGCTTGATTGGCCACTCCACCGAGCTCACCCACAATGGTGGGTTGCGCCGTGGACACGATCGTTTGATCAAGCGAGGACAAAAACATTGCTGACATCAGCGCAGCAAAAATGACCCACACGGTTCGTTGAGTGAGCACCAATTGAGGTTCTGATGCGGACGCATCAGTTGCGGGCAAGGAAGACATGTCCTTCTTTCTGTGACAATGAGCAGCACGTACATCAATCAGGAGCCGTGCAGCTGGGGGAGCTACTGCTGAAAAAGCCGGGATAAATAGGTGAGCTTGGTGCGGAAAGCTTCCTCAAATACGGCCATATGGAGGTCCGGTGACGCCTCATGAAGGGCAACGCCTGTTTCACAGCTGCGATGGGTGAACTCAAAAAAAGTGTGCACCGCAACGTGGGACAGTGTCTCTGCGATGACCTCAGCGAACCCGTCACCGTCGTCGAGGCCCTCGCGTTCCCGAATGAGGGCAGCAAGTTCACGGTGTCGTTGGTTGGTGAGTTCCTTCATGC
This window encodes:
- a CDS encoding carbohydrate ABC transporter permease; translation: MSQTTAPTRRRARQPHQPAATGPRASLLSQVPAMGVMLIATLTFLTPIWWLFVASTKNRSDLVNTNGLWFADWNLSSNVSALLEYRDGVYLQWLLNSAAYTIGGALIGTLLAAMCGYALAKYQFRGREVLFNVVLGGVLVPLTTLALPLFLMFSLVNLTNTFWSVFLPSLVSPFGVYLSRIFAAASVPDEVLEAARLDGSNEVRTFFTVSIRLMFPALVTISLFQFVAIWNNFFLPLIMLRDEAIMPVTLGLYNWNSQISQIPELRGYVLTGALLSVIPLILMFSLLQRFWKNGLGAGAIK
- a CDS encoding ABC transporter substrate-binding protein, giving the protein MRPTRAVSAALLTVFAAASVVACSSDDSTTNTPTEAAECAPSGEETVNLSFTSWIPGIEDVVATWNEQNPGIQVEVQTGPNGNSGTYQNFFNQLRAGNAPDLGQIEYDALASFRVQGGLENIGGCDVVQDAQGKFIDWTWDQVSFGEEGAAYAVPQDTGPMALFYRADLFEEAGIAVPTTWDEYAQAAEKIAAEGGKITNFSTADINQFAGFAWQNGASWFSADDAGWDVTITGDETLEVANYWQDLLERDLVATYPAWTDEWNNAYNSSEVWTWVSAVWGANTIQDGAPDTAGQWAVAPMPQWDTAAPAAGNWGGSSIAVFSGTDYPYEAAQFATWLNTSEEALTMLADSANIYPATTEGLTLPVLQEGVEFYGDQVIWDVFAEAANQVPSNFTWGPTMTDTYASISDGFKLVATGTSTVEDALVNGEEATVSTMKSQSIPVKE
- a CDS encoding ABC transporter ATP-binding protein gives rise to the protein MSTKKSVLRAEHITAGFASTPSLADLTIEVTSGEPGIGVTGASGIGKSTLINVLHGDTKPRLGSVTYNGRPVSRFAFKDKKRFKASVRRVAQNGFFGVDTRLSVKQAVEDELKAARRAGRATGESASQVLDLMFLEDRFLPRRIHGLSGGERQRLTIALALATRPDILLLDEPTTALDANLKDLVSRRIRDIVTDRGIGLLVTSHDLDLLARLTATVHVLHDGVFVESGPPRQLLTDPQHPATRDIADAYPEAVRALDTRGDSL
- a CDS encoding YidH family protein, with the translated sequence MTSSRFPRSVYSHGQDPDPRFSLANERTFLSWVRTSLALIAAGVALEALDVPAHPTARIIVSVIFLVLGGLIPVYAWLTWAYNERSLRTDRPLAGPRIGPLLAVALGVSAVVLAVGLFVG
- a CDS encoding YidH family protein — encoded protein: MRKTSKLARLFHSPSELSIADVGLAVERTFLAWQRTALAVVIGSAVGARYFLHVVPGVIPAVLAGAGCVLGVVTLVWVRRRYTRSVTQLVEQGTLPARSAVPLLMVAAAATACAVAAAVVVVV
- a CDS encoding glycosyl hydrolase 53 family protein, which produces MRRHVLRTVALTSATLLALAALPASADEPGPVEAGVFVDKIEGLPTDFIRGADVSSVLALEESGVVFRDSDGNPADLFTTLADNGLNTVRIRVWNDPFDEQGRSYGGGNNDLDAAVTIGQRATAAGMDSLINFHLSDFWADPAKQQAPKAWADMSVSEKADATYDYVADSLTVLRDAGVDISMVQVGNETNNSVAGVEVGNWEQMAEIFNAGSRAVRDVLPDAQVALHFTNPETSGRYAGYAQQLATHNVDYDVFASSWYPYWHGSLSNLTSVLSDIATTYNKDVMVVETSWTYTLDDGDGWQNTIDASKASTLYPISPQGQADLLHDVMEAVHNVGDAGVGVVYWEPAWLPVGPPEEIDNNRTLWEEFGSGWASSYASGYDPHDAGQWYGGSAVDNQALFTFDGRPLDSLGVFSHVYTGAVTEKSLASIDPVAVEVTAGETITLPDEVTLRFNDGSTDTESVTWDDYSTLTDVGAHEVAGTTSSGVAVTATITIVEVNVLLNPSFEDADLSMWDIDGTGIAREETSDSSHGAFSLKFWNGTNYTFTVSQTLTGLTPGTYTMRATSQGGDAGENDVLTVSAHTTQGTTRGDLALNGWQQWATATVENVTVPDDGTITVTLTGELTGNAWGTLDNVVLTPTGAATSPDTEATPDEGTTPDTEETPDTPSPGTETTPGQDGTAPDTTTDAPASGQDNSSTGGLADTGISLVIAGLAGALLLAGGITVWLRKRAA
- a CDS encoding DUF368 domain-containing protein, yielding MTPTPTPAPRRNIIGDFIRGALIGLVETIPGVSGGTVALITGIYEDVLESGNEVIAALRALITGPTRAELFRYHMSRVNWRLVIPVLVGMLTAVFTLAGPVSSAVENHPEITRALFFGLVAGSVWVPIRLAGSGFTVREGIIGLATAVATFLLLGLPATQLEPTGWMIVLAASIAVCALLLPGLSGSFLLLTVGLYQPTLQAVDDRNFGYLGLFMIGALVGLVVIVKALRVLLHRWHRETMIALAGLMVGALRTLWPWQHDEGRGLMAPGDNWVSLTAICLGGVVLVAITLVIDHRIQSRALKNTAAAEPAQSPAL
- a CDS encoding MDR family MFS transporter, yielding MSSLPATDASASEPQLVLTQRTVWVIFAALMSAMFLSSLDQTIVSTAQPTIVGELGGVANQAWITTAYLLATTIVMPIYGKFGDRLGRRNLFLAAIAIFTLASLGCALSETFWQFVVFRAIQGLGGGGLMILSQAIIADITPASERGKYMGPMGAVFGIAAVAGPLLGGFFVDHLTWQWAFWINLPIGAAAFVVAFKLLRLPSHKTTTPVDVLGVVLLSIATTCLIFFTEFGADRDHGWSDPLTLLFLAGLLAAAVGFVLTERRAADPIIPLSLFRNRVFVTATSIGFVLGLGMFAALAFLPTFLQMSSGTSAAVSGLLMIPMMVGMMGTSIASGLAITRTGRYKKYPIAGTILTLTVMVTMSTLQGDTPLWLICVYLFFFGAGLGLVMQVVVLVVQNAVGPHAVGTATSTNNYFREVGAALGVAVFGSWFTNRLADNLGKVFLTAGYTPSEAGELGASIRPELMNQLPDAVRQGIIDGYADALAPVFLYMAPFIVAAIVLAVLLPEIKLSDEAGLVARGEAVDGRVTASTH